A DNA window from Ctenopharyngodon idella isolate HZGC_01 chromosome 8, HZGC01, whole genome shotgun sequence contains the following coding sequences:
- the tsr2 gene encoding pre-rRNA-processing protein TSR2 homolog: MAPLASSTRELFSEAVRAVLETWPVLQIAVDNGFGGAYSQQKAEWMVDALQQYFIDNDELQQDEVEDFISELMNNEFDTVVDDGSLPQVAQKVCVMFQQCQQGKLTEVREQINQLVEKKSAGRAKATPAKTPDDDDDECEDEEAMECDGGAEGPSVNGAAVKEQLPPATSHEEQDDGWTVVRRKK; the protein is encoded by the exons ATGGCGCCGCTCGCATCTTCCACACGTGAATTGTTCAGTGAGGCAGTTCGGGCTGTTTTGGAAACGTGGCCGGTGCTGCAA ATCGCGGTCGATAATGGTTTTGGTGGAGCTTATAGTCAGCAGAAAGCGGAGTGGATGGTGGACGCGCTGCAGCAGTATTTCATCGACAACG ATGAGCTGCAGCAGGATGAAGTGGAGGATTTCATCTCAGAGCTGATGAACAATGAATTCGACACTGTGGTGGATGATGGCAGCTTGCCTCAG GTGGCACAGAAGGTGTGTGTGATGTTCCAGCAGTGTCAGCAGGGCAAACTGACGGAGGTCAGAGAGCAGATCAACCAGCTCGTTGAGAAGAAGAGCGCTGGGAGGGCAAAGGCCACACCTGCCAAAACacctgatgatgatgatgatgagtgTGAAGATGAAGAG GCTATGGAGTGTGATGGAGGTGCAGAAGGACCTTCAGTGAACGGCGCAGCAGTGAAGGAGCAGCTTCCACCGGCCACGAGTCACGAGGAACAGGATGACGGATGGACGGTTGTACGCAGAAAGAAGTAG